The following proteins are encoded in a genomic region of Xanthomonas cassavae CFBP 4642:
- a CDS encoding Na+/H+ antiporter subunit E — MNARVSWRRRLFPSAPLSVMVFVFWLLLSDSFGPQQWVLGALLGVVVPIFAARLDREFARIGSLRSMPRMLLVAAGDIVRSNIKVAIQVLGPESRIHPGFIWVPLDIANIHGIAALTSMITLTPGTVSAALSDDRKYLLVHVLHLDDPDALIAEIKTRYEKPLMEIFP, encoded by the coding sequence ATGAACGCACGGGTGTCATGGCGACGCCGGCTGTTTCCATCGGCACCGTTGAGCGTGATGGTCTTCGTGTTCTGGCTGCTGCTCAGCGACAGCTTCGGGCCGCAGCAGTGGGTGCTGGGTGCGCTGCTGGGCGTGGTGGTGCCGATCTTCGCCGCGCGGCTGGACCGCGAGTTCGCGCGCATCGGTTCGCTGCGCTCGATGCCGCGCATGCTGCTGGTGGCGGCCGGCGACATCGTGCGATCCAACATCAAGGTCGCCATCCAGGTGCTCGGGCCGGAATCGCGCATCCATCCCGGATTTATCTGGGTGCCGCTGGATATCGCCAACATCCATGGCATTGCCGCGCTGACCAGCATGATCACGCTGACGCCGGGCACGGTGTCTGCGGCGCTGTCTGACGACCGCAAATACCTGCTGGTGCACGTGCTGCATCTGGACGACCCGGACGCGTTGATCGCCGAGATCAAGACCCGCTACGAAAAGCCCCTGATGGAGATCTTTCCATGA
- a CDS encoding monovalent cation/H+ antiporter subunit D, which yields MNHLLILPILIPMLGAAASLFVEHRRYGPRVQRSVAWASMAVLAAAVIALFARAADGGVLVYLLGDWPARLGIVLMGDRLSAWMLLTTLILGSACLLHACAGWDRRAPHFHALFQFQLMGLNGAFLTGDIFNLFVFFEVMLIASYGLLLSGGRGLQMRVGLHYVVFNVCASTLFLIALGLLFGVFGTLNMAELSQRIAELPAQDLPLAKAALGLLLLVFCSKAALLPLYLWLPETYSRAPAAVAALFAIMTKVGLYATLRVSALWFGAGAGALHGFGRHALLWLGIATLLMAAFGVMAASRLRVMVSYLVVFSAATLFIAFSLDDAGALGAGLYYLPHSSFVAAALFMVSDLIRRRRGSASDRKEVVAPLPGRAIPGSMFLIAAVAVAGLPPLSGFLAKAALLQHVPAGLVGPVWAAVLGSSLLVVIGLTRAGVRLFWRVPAAVEDAPELQPPRRGRMRPVETAATVLLLTGLVAMTVGAEPLMRYTDAAAAQLHDPGAYVEQVRATTPLRRQP from the coding sequence ATGAATCATTTGCTGATCCTGCCGATCCTGATCCCGATGCTGGGTGCGGCGGCGTCGCTGTTCGTCGAACACCGCCGTTACGGGCCACGCGTGCAGCGCAGCGTGGCGTGGGCGAGCATGGCGGTGCTGGCGGCCGCGGTCATCGCGCTGTTCGCGCGTGCCGCCGACGGTGGCGTGCTGGTCTACCTGCTCGGCGACTGGCCGGCGCGGCTGGGCATCGTGCTGATGGGCGACCGGCTCTCGGCATGGATGCTGTTGACGACGCTGATCCTGGGCTCGGCCTGCCTGCTGCATGCCTGCGCCGGCTGGGACCGGCGCGCACCGCACTTCCATGCCCTGTTCCAGTTCCAGCTGATGGGCTTGAACGGTGCCTTCCTCACCGGCGACATCTTCAACCTGTTCGTGTTCTTCGAAGTGATGCTGATCGCCTCCTACGGGCTGCTGCTCAGCGGCGGGCGCGGCCTGCAGATGCGCGTGGGCCTGCATTACGTGGTGTTCAACGTGTGCGCGTCAACGCTGTTCCTGATTGCGCTGGGCTTGCTGTTCGGCGTATTCGGCACCCTCAACATGGCCGAGCTGTCGCAACGCATTGCCGAGCTGCCGGCGCAGGACCTGCCGCTGGCCAAGGCCGCATTGGGCTTGTTGCTGTTGGTGTTCTGCAGCAAGGCCGCGCTGCTGCCGCTGTATCTGTGGCTGCCGGAGACCTACTCGCGCGCACCGGCCGCAGTGGCGGCGTTGTTCGCGATCATGACCAAGGTCGGGCTATACGCAACCTTGCGCGTATCGGCGCTGTGGTTTGGCGCCGGTGCTGGCGCGCTGCACGGCTTCGGACGACATGCCCTGCTGTGGCTGGGCATCGCAACGCTGTTGATGGCGGCGTTCGGGGTGATGGCCGCATCGCGGCTGCGGGTGATGGTGTCGTACCTGGTGGTGTTTTCGGCAGCGACGTTGTTCATCGCGTTTTCGCTGGACGATGCGGGCGCACTGGGCGCCGGCCTGTACTACCTGCCGCATAGCAGTTTCGTGGCTGCGGCCTTGTTCATGGTCTCGGACCTGATCCGGCGCCGCCGTGGCAGCGCCAGCGACCGCAAGGAAGTGGTGGCGCCACTGCCGGGGCGGGCGATCCCCGGCAGCATGTTCCTGATCGCCGCGGTCGCGGTGGCCGGCCTGCCGCCGTTGTCCGGATTTCTGGCCAAGGCCGCCTTGCTGCAGCACGTGCCCGCCGGCCTGGTGGGCCCGGTCTGGGCCGCGGTGCTGGGCAGCAGCCTGCTGGTGGTGATCGGATTGACGCGTGCCGGCGTGCGCCTGTTCTGGCGCGTGCCCGCCGCGGTGGAGGATGCGCCCGAGCTGCAACCGCCGCGCCGTGGCCGCATGCGCCCGGTGGAAACCGCCGCCACGGTCCTGTTGCTGACCGGCCTGGTGGCGATGACGGTTGGGGCCGAGCCGCTGATGCGCTACACCGATGCCGCCGCCGCGCAGTTGCACGACCCAGGCGCCTACGTCGAGCAGGTGCGTGCCACCACCCCGCTACGGAGGCAGCCATGA
- a CDS encoding lectin, whose amino-acid sequence MTSRLLGVMGLMLAVAGCNRADETPAAAAPAAAQHAPASDQPTGAVPPATAPAGTFPPHLRQQPTTLARMDGYGDLRLGMDAAQARAAWGGDLRGEAASDGGCYLLRPQWADDARRFGLMFEGDQLVRYQTNEPKDVAPGGGKVGMTLDQLRALYPGSLEAQPHKYVSGAQTLRHADAATQSALVFETDAGGKVSSWRVGQAPQVDYVEGCG is encoded by the coding sequence ATGACATCCAGACTGCTTGGCGTAATGGGCCTGATGCTGGCCGTGGCCGGTTGCAATCGCGCGGACGAGACGCCAGCGGCGGCCGCGCCCGCCGCTGCACAGCACGCGCCGGCCAGCGATCAGCCTACCGGCGCGGTGCCACCGGCCACTGCACCGGCCGGTACGTTTCCGCCGCATCTGCGGCAGCAGCCGACCACGCTGGCACGCATGGATGGCTACGGCGACCTGCGCCTGGGCATGGACGCTGCGCAAGCGCGCGCAGCCTGGGGCGGGGACCTGCGCGGCGAGGCGGCCAGCGATGGCGGCTGCTACCTGTTGCGTCCGCAATGGGCAGACGATGCGCGCCGATTCGGTCTCATGTTCGAGGGCGACCAGCTGGTCCGCTACCAGACCAACGAGCCGAAGGACGTGGCGCCGGGCGGCGGCAAGGTCGGCATGACGCTGGACCAGCTACGCGCGCTGTACCCCGGTAGCCTGGAGGCGCAGCCGCACAAATACGTGTCCGGCGCGCAGACGCTGCGCCACGCCGACGCTGCCACGCAGTCGGCGCTGGTGTTCGAGACCGATGCCGGGGGCAAGGTCAGCAGCTGGCGGGTGGGGCAGGCGCCGCAGGTGGATTATGTGGAGGGATGCGGCTGA
- a CDS encoding peptidoglycan-binding protein — MSDPKITRVVSSVGTTRTLEMDDDSVITRSGGTVSWRNNNPGNLKFEFAGSADKTVNNPRTREQALEAAQNRYQGVVGLDQWGNAVFESYEAGRAAKIQLLERRFAEKTVEEILPSYSTADYSGRTHHKEQAAAIFAEGDRHGVDLREKTVGQMSVREREVLADGIRRFEGWRAGEVTTTQQPSHTPSVGQPQTPSSTTPAATTPTANQAAAGATGAAVYNEAYQHFLGEGRRYEYGRPDHPRPGRDSSRLERDADGDGRLGVDCSAFVWRGLKNAGYDVPGENAAGFTTAKLFNGANTTAYAREHFDVTSAAEARKPNGSLHQSDILMFSSSQGQHVGIFKGYDAKGNIQFIGSQGSTGPAEVTITPGGYWDGGGTRIVGALTPKPEFQVRAPLHGTSEPPAARTQTHTSVSPAHPFSNETTSHPLMKHGARGGEVQSLLQDLNRLGVRDAQGNQLAEDGRFGDNTREAVMAFQKQYGLQQDGVVGRDTRAALSAPAAQTAAKAADAPVAAPKGPSLNDASHPDHALHNAIRSKLPSMISNETAANVTLQAKQNGIDSAEKLQHVTVQDGKAFVMGTTPGFRAAVDLNQPAPSLEQTSAQLLAGQSQQQQAHEEQHKVAIGGR, encoded by the coding sequence ATGTCGGATCCCAAGATTACCCGTGTGGTCAGTAGTGTGGGCACGACGCGTACGCTGGAAATGGATGACGACAGCGTCATCACCCGCTCCGGTGGCACCGTCTCGTGGCGTAACAACAATCCCGGCAACCTCAAATTCGAATTTGCCGGAAGTGCCGATAAGACCGTCAATAACCCCCGCACCCGAGAGCAAGCACTCGAAGCGGCACAGAATCGCTATCAAGGCGTGGTCGGGCTGGATCAGTGGGGCAACGCCGTCTTTGAAAGTTATGAAGCCGGTCGCGCTGCCAAAATCCAGCTACTGGAGCGGCGCTTCGCCGAAAAGACCGTTGAAGAGATCCTGCCAAGTTATTCGACCGCTGATTACAGTGGCCGCACCCATCACAAGGAGCAGGCAGCCGCGATCTTTGCCGAAGGCGATCGACACGGCGTGGATCTGCGCGAGAAAACGGTTGGACAGATGAGCGTGCGCGAACGCGAGGTGCTCGCGGACGGAATTCGGCGTTTCGAGGGCTGGCGCGCGGGCGAAGTAACGACCACCCAGCAACCTTCGCATACGCCATCAGTGGGACAGCCCCAGACGCCATCATCCACGACGCCCGCTGCAACCACACCTACAGCCAATCAAGCGGCAGCAGGCGCCACCGGCGCTGCCGTCTACAACGAGGCGTATCAGCATTTCCTGGGTGAAGGTCGGCGGTACGAGTACGGTCGTCCCGATCATCCACGCCCAGGCCGCGACAGCAGTCGGCTAGAGCGTGACGCCGATGGCGACGGACGGCTGGGCGTGGACTGCTCCGCCTTTGTCTGGCGCGGGCTCAAAAACGCCGGATACGATGTGCCCGGCGAAAACGCGGCTGGCTTCACGACTGCCAAATTGTTCAATGGCGCCAATACCACCGCATATGCACGCGAACATTTCGATGTCACTTCGGCTGCAGAAGCACGCAAGCCAAATGGAAGCCTGCACCAGAGCGACATTCTGATGTTTTCATCATCGCAGGGCCAGCATGTCGGCATCTTCAAGGGTTACGACGCCAAAGGAAATATCCAGTTCATCGGCTCTCAAGGCAGCACGGGACCTGCAGAGGTCACGATCACTCCCGGCGGCTATTGGGACGGCGGCGGGACGCGTATTGTCGGCGCGTTGACTCCGAAACCCGAGTTCCAGGTGCGTGCACCACTGCATGGTACGTCCGAGCCGCCTGCAGCACGCACTCAGACACACACCAGTGTGTCGCCAGCTCACCCATTCTCGAACGAAACCACCTCTCATCCCCTAATGAAGCACGGAGCTCGCGGAGGCGAAGTACAGTCGCTGCTGCAAGATCTCAACCGGCTGGGTGTACGCGACGCGCAGGGCAATCAGCTTGCCGAGGACGGACGCTTTGGCGACAACACGCGCGAGGCGGTGATGGCGTTCCAGAAGCAATATGGGCTGCAGCAGGACGGAGTCGTCGGCCGCGATACGCGAGCGGCGTTGTCGGCACCTGCGGCGCAGACTGCGGCAAAAGCGGCTGACGCCCCGGTCGCGGCACCAAAGGGCCCGTCGCTCAACGATGCCTCTCACCCGGACCATGCGTTGCACAATGCGATCCGCAGCAAGCTGCCGAGCATGATCTCCAACGAGACGGCGGCCAACGTCACGTTGCAGGCCAAGCAGAATGGCATCGACAGCGCAGAGAAACTGCAACACGTGACGGTGCAGGACGGCAAGGCGTTCGTGATGGGAACCACACCGGGGTTTCGTGCGGCGGTGGATCTGAACCAGCCTGCCCCGTCATTGGAGCAGACCAGCGCGCAGTTGCTGGCTGGCCAGTCGCAGCAGCAACAGGCGCACGAAGAGCAACACAAGGTCGCCATCGGCGGCCGCTGA
- a CDS encoding Na+/H+ antiporter subunit C gives MELAVASAIGVLTALAIYLLLRARSFDVILGMTFLSYATNLLIFAGGRLRSGQPPVLREGVPVDLQHYTDPLPQALVLTAIVIAFAMTAVSLVLAIRSRSDNGSDHVDAHEDAATGVDTRQARR, from the coding sequence ATGGAACTGGCAGTGGCAAGCGCGATCGGCGTCCTCACCGCATTGGCGATCTATCTGCTGCTGCGTGCGCGCAGCTTCGATGTGATCCTGGGGATGACCTTCCTGTCGTATGCGACCAACCTGCTGATCTTTGCCGGCGGGCGGCTGCGCAGCGGACAGCCGCCCGTGCTGCGCGAGGGCGTGCCAGTGGATCTGCAGCATTACACCGACCCCTTGCCGCAGGCACTGGTGCTGACCGCGATCGTGATTGCCTTCGCAATGACCGCAGTGAGCCTGGTGCTGGCGATCCGCAGCCGCAGCGATAACGGCAGCGATCACGTGGACGCGCACGAAGATGCCGCCACCGGTGTGGACACGCGGCAGGCACGGCGATGA
- a CDS encoding monovalent cation/H+ antiporter subunit A: protein MSFPLEILLALPFLMAAAVALSWRTPRSITAWLAAAAPLAGLLVLASLTPAVLRGEVMESEHAWLPQIGLLLSLRLDGLAWMFALLVLGIGALVVMYAHYYLSARDSASRFLAYLLLFMGAMLGMVLSGNLLLLMVFWELTSISSFLLIGFWSQRQDAREGARMAFVLTAGGGLALLGGVLMIGRIVGSFQLDAVLAAGDVIRASPLYPYVLGLVLLAIFTKSAQFPFHFWLPHAMAAPTPVSAYLHSATMVKAGVFLLARLHPALAGNDLFFYTVTSIGAITLLLGAWHAIFQHDLKGVLAYSTISHLGLITMLFGLSTPMAVVAGVFHILNHAVFKASLFMAAGIIDHEAGTRDMRKLGNLRRLMPFTSALAITASLAMAGIPLLNGFLSKEMFFAVALETDAPQLMRVLASIAALLAGLLGVAYSLRFVHDTFFGKGPLDLDTTPHEPPRWMKIPVEVLVLICVAVGIVPAWTVAPVLHAGAGAILGDRLPDYSLALWHGFNWPLAMSIAGMVGGTLLYMAIRRTLDLYAVQNRSPGKALFHWNLRALFAATTRMTDAVTNGTLQRMLMLLVLSAAVVTVLPFLQGGTLPAWPAPTPMPLLGWTVWLLLIACALGSVLLYKQRLLAVLVLGGTGLAVSLTFVFLSAPDLALTQLLVEMVTLVLMLLAMNYLPERSPPEHARLRKIRDVCLAVVGGAGLAALSYTLMTQSSHTMAGELLQRALPEGYGRNVVNVILVDFRGFDTFGEITVFAIAGLVVHALLRRSRMAPERRMPGPPIKLPVPADLAQIMFPLTLTVSLFLFLRGHNAPGGGFIAGLVLAVPLLMQYVIQGTASVESRFGFDYIRLIGIGLLCALVSGAGALLFGRPFLTSGHIDLPVPLLGELELASALGFDTGVYLVVFGAAMLMLSMMGTIKPSRTRASQRGEIDPSQRSTRTAEQH, encoded by the coding sequence ATGTCTTTTCCGCTGGAAATCCTGCTTGCGCTGCCGTTCCTGATGGCAGCCGCCGTTGCGTTGTCCTGGCGCACGCCCCGTTCGATCACTGCGTGGTTGGCCGCGGCCGCGCCGTTGGCCGGCTTGCTGGTGCTCGCCTCGCTGACGCCGGCGGTGCTGCGCGGCGAGGTGATGGAAAGCGAGCATGCGTGGTTGCCGCAGATCGGCTTGCTGTTGTCGCTGCGGCTCGATGGCCTGGCCTGGATGTTTGCGCTGCTGGTGCTGGGCATCGGCGCGCTGGTGGTGATGTATGCGCATTACTACCTCAGCGCCCGCGACAGCGCATCGCGCTTCCTTGCCTACCTGCTGCTGTTCATGGGCGCGATGCTCGGCATGGTGCTGTCGGGCAATCTGTTGCTGCTGATGGTGTTCTGGGAACTCACCAGCATCAGCTCGTTCCTGCTGATCGGCTTCTGGTCGCAGCGCCAGGATGCCCGCGAAGGCGCGCGCATGGCGTTCGTGCTGACCGCCGGCGGCGGGCTCGCCCTGCTCGGTGGCGTGCTGATGATCGGCCGCATCGTCGGCAGTTTCCAGCTGGACGCGGTGCTGGCCGCCGGCGATGTCATCCGCGCCAGCCCGCTGTATCCGTACGTGCTGGGCCTGGTGTTGCTGGCCATCTTTACCAAGAGCGCGCAGTTCCCGTTCCATTTCTGGCTGCCGCATGCCATGGCCGCGCCCACCCCGGTGTCGGCGTATCTGCACTCGGCCACCATGGTCAAGGCCGGCGTGTTCCTGCTGGCGCGCCTGCATCCGGCGCTGGCCGGCAACGATCTGTTCTTCTATACGGTCACCAGTATCGGAGCGATCACGCTGCTGCTTGGCGCGTGGCATGCGATCTTCCAGCACGACCTCAAAGGCGTGCTGGCGTATTCGACCATCTCGCATCTGGGCCTGATCACCATGCTGTTCGGCCTGTCCACGCCGATGGCGGTGGTGGCGGGGGTGTTCCACATCCTCAACCACGCGGTGTTCAAGGCCTCGTTGTTCATGGCCGCCGGCATCATCGACCATGAAGCCGGCACGCGCGACATGCGCAAGCTGGGCAATCTGCGTCGGTTGATGCCCTTCACCAGCGCGCTGGCAATCACCGCCTCGCTGGCCATGGCCGGCATTCCGCTGCTCAACGGCTTTCTGTCGAAGGAGATGTTCTTCGCCGTGGCGCTGGAAACCGATGCACCGCAGCTGATGCGCGTGCTCGCCAGCATCGCAGCGCTGCTGGCCGGCCTGCTCGGCGTGGCCTACAGCCTGCGCTTCGTGCACGACACCTTCTTCGGCAAAGGCCCGCTGGATCTGGACACCACCCCGCATGAGCCACCGCGCTGGATGAAGATCCCGGTGGAAGTGCTGGTGTTGATCTGTGTGGCGGTCGGCATCGTCCCGGCCTGGACTGTGGCGCCGGTGCTGCATGCCGGTGCCGGCGCTATCCTGGGCGACAGGCTGCCCGACTACAGCCTGGCACTGTGGCATGGCTTCAACTGGCCGCTGGCGATGAGCATCGCCGGCATGGTCGGCGGTACGCTGCTGTATATGGCGATCCGCCGCACGCTGGACCTGTATGCGGTGCAGAACCGTTCGCCCGGCAAGGCGCTGTTCCACTGGAACCTGCGCGCCCTGTTCGCGGCCACCACACGCATGACCGACGCGGTGACCAACGGCACTCTGCAACGCATGCTGATGCTGTTGGTACTGAGCGCGGCGGTGGTGACGGTGCTGCCGTTCCTGCAGGGCGGCACGCTGCCGGCCTGGCCGGCTCCCACGCCCATGCCGCTGCTGGGCTGGACGGTGTGGCTGCTGTTGATCGCCTGTGCGCTGGGTAGCGTGTTGCTGTACAAGCAGCGCCTGCTGGCAGTGCTGGTGCTGGGCGGCACCGGCCTGGCGGTCAGCCTGACCTTCGTGTTTCTGTCGGCACCGGACCTGGCACTGACCCAGTTGCTGGTGGAGATGGTGACGCTGGTGCTGATGCTGCTGGCGATGAACTACCTGCCCGAGCGTTCGCCGCCCGAGCACGCGCGCCTGCGCAAGATCCGCGATGTCTGCCTGGCGGTGGTCGGCGGTGCCGGCCTGGCGGCGCTGTCGTATACGTTGATGACCCAATCCAGCCACACCATGGCCGGCGAGCTGCTGCAGCGCGCATTGCCCGAGGGATATGGGCGCAATGTGGTGAATGTGATCCTGGTGGATTTCCGCGGGTTCGATACCTTCGGCGAGATCACCGTGTTCGCCATTGCCGGGCTGGTGGTGCACGCGCTGCTGCGGCGCTCGCGCATGGCGCCGGAGCGCCGCATGCCGGGGCCGCCGATCAAGCTGCCGGTACCGGCCGACCTGGCACAGATCATGTTCCCGCTGACGCTGACGGTGTCGTTGTTCCTGTTCCTGCGCGGCCACAACGCGCCGGGTGGCGGCTTTATCGCCGGTTTGGTGCTGGCGGTGCCATTGCTGATGCAGTACGTGATCCAGGGCACCGCCTCGGTGGAGTCGCGCTTTGGCTTCGACTACATCCGGCTGATCGGCATCGGCCTGCTGTGCGCGCTGGTCAGCGGTGCGGGGGCGTTGCTGTTCGGGCGCCCCTTCCTGACCAGTGGGCACATTGATCTTCCTGTGCCGCTGCTGGGCGAGCTGGAACTTGCCAGCGCGCTGGGCTTCGATACCGGCGTGTATCTGGTGGTGTTCGGTGCGGCGATGTTGATGTTGTCGATGATGGGCACGATCAAGCCTTCTCGCACGCGCGCCTCGCAGCGCGGCGAAATCGATCCCAGCCAACGTTCGACACGCACCGCGGAGCAGCATTAA
- a CDS encoding K+/H+ antiporter subunit F, whose translation MTGHMFIESTIVICMHAVGLAILMALWRLLRGPTVPDRILALDTLSVTAIAELMLLGMYLDSPIYFEAALVIAMLGFGSTVVLSKFVLRRDIVE comes from the coding sequence ATGACCGGTCACATGTTCATCGAATCGACCATCGTCATCTGCATGCATGCGGTAGGGCTGGCCATTTTGATGGCGCTGTGGCGCCTGTTGCGCGGCCCCACGGTGCCCGACCGCATCCTGGCGCTGGACACGCTATCGGTCACCGCCATCGCCGAGCTGATGCTGCTGGGCATGTACCTGGACTCGCCGATCTACTTCGAGGCTGCCCTGGTGATTGCGATGCTGGGCTTCGGCAGCACCGTGGTGTTGAGCAAGTTCGTGCTGCGCCGGGACATCGTCGAATGA
- a CDS encoding DUF962 domain-containing protein translates to MTERTTTARAIDRYFASYSDDHRNATNQHIHVLAVPAILWSVVALLWCIPVGGTWFSSGVWAALAMFAAWSYYNRLSRPLGLGMLAIFFFFGCLCRLIEGRAGLNGLFAAGVSVFVMAWIAQFVGHKIEGRKPSFLTDLTYLLIGPIWVLAKAYRQLGWRY, encoded by the coding sequence ATGACCGAACGCACCACCACCGCACGCGCGATCGACCGCTATTTCGCCAGCTATTCCGACGACCATCGCAACGCCACCAATCAGCACATCCACGTGCTGGCCGTGCCGGCCATCCTGTGGTCGGTGGTTGCCCTGCTGTGGTGCATCCCGGTTGGCGGCACCTGGTTCAGCAGCGGGGTGTGGGCGGCGCTGGCGATGTTTGCCGCATGGTCGTACTACAACCGGCTCTCGCGCCCGTTGGGGCTGGGCATGCTGGCCATCTTCTTTTTCTTTGGCTGCTTGTGCCGGCTGATCGAAGGCAGGGCCGGGCTCAATGGCCTGTTTGCCGCAGGCGTATCGGTATTCGTGATGGCGTGGATCGCCCAGTTCGTCGGCCACAAGATCGAAGGCCGCAAGCCAAGCTTTCTGACCGACCTGACCTATCTGCTGATCGGCCCGATCTGGGTGCTGGCCAAGGCATATCGCCAGCTGGGCTGGCGCTACTGA
- a CDS encoding NAD-dependent epimerase/dehydratase family protein: protein MTAANPAPTAAASAPRALVFGGSGQIGERLLARLLSRGWQVTAWSRQPRAARSGLIWRQGDLSVPAAAGETFEAIFSCGPLDHFARWYAENPVRAPRIVAFGSTSLEVKQHSVDAAERDVAQRLAHAEQALFSAAQARGATATVLRPTLVYGAGRDKTLTQIAGLAQRTGAFVLPANATGLRQPVHVDDLASAALAVIGQLATQQRSYAVGGGEVLAYTQMVQRVLAALPRPARLYQVPPGLFGVALTAAHRLGRLRGMNAAALQRMREDLVFDLEPARRDFGYAPRTFQPLPEELGIGE from the coding sequence GTGACCGCTGCCAATCCCGCCCCAACCGCTGCTGCATCCGCGCCACGCGCCCTGGTTTTCGGCGGGAGCGGGCAAATTGGCGAGCGGTTGCTGGCCCGGCTGCTCAGCCGCGGCTGGCAGGTCACCGCATGGTCGCGCCAGCCGCGCGCTGCGCGCTCGGGCCTGATCTGGCGGCAAGGCGACCTGTCGGTGCCGGCAGCGGCAGGCGAGACCTTCGAAGCGATTTTCAGCTGCGGCCCGTTGGACCACTTCGCACGCTGGTATGCCGAAAATCCGGTGCGTGCGCCGCGCATCGTGGCGTTCGGTTCCACCAGCCTGGAGGTCAAGCAGCATTCGGTCGATGCCGCCGAGCGCGATGTGGCGCAGCGGCTCGCGCACGCCGAGCAGGCGTTGTTCTCGGCCGCCCAGGCGCGTGGTGCCACGGCCACGGTGCTGCGCCCGACCCTGGTGTATGGCGCCGGACGCGACAAGACCCTGACCCAGATCGCCGGCCTGGCGCAGCGCACCGGCGCCTTCGTACTGCCGGCCAATGCCACCGGCCTGCGCCAGCCGGTGCACGTGGACGACCTGGCCAGCGCCGCGCTGGCGGTGATCGGTCAACTGGCAACCCAGCAACGCAGTTATGCCGTTGGCGGTGGCGAAGTGCTGGCTTACACGCAGATGGTGCAGCGTGTGCTGGCCGCACTGCCGCGGCCGGCGCGGCTGTATCAGGTGCCACCGGGCCTGTTCGGAGTGGCGCTCACGGCCGCCCATCGCCTGGGTCGCCTGCGCGGCATGAATGCCGCCGCGTTGCAGCGCATGCGCGAAGACCTGGTCTTCGATCTGGAGCCGGCGCGTCGCGATTTCGGCTATGCACCACGCACGTTCCAGCCACTGCCGGAAGAGCTTGGCATCGGCGAATGA
- a CDS encoding Na+/H+ antiporter subunit G, translated as MIALTEYLLSALLLIGTFFILIGAFGLVKLSDFFKRLHAPTKASTLGVGCVLLASVGYHLLLGVDPQPRELLITVFLFITAPISAHMMAKAALSLMMEDRPEVPNHGEMKAEGLPTPAADGDIGENEETARQHERPSSGH; from the coding sequence ATGATCGCGCTCACCGAATACCTGCTCAGCGCGCTGCTGCTGATCGGCACCTTCTTCATCCTGATCGGTGCCTTCGGGCTGGTGAAGCTATCGGACTTCTTCAAGCGTCTGCATGCGCCGACCAAGGCCAGCACGCTGGGCGTGGGCTGCGTGCTGCTCGCGTCGGTGGGCTACCACCTGCTTTTAGGCGTGGACCCGCAGCCGCGCGAATTGCTGATCACCGTATTCCTGTTCATTACCGCGCCGATCAGTGCGCACATGATGGCCAAAGCGGCGCTGTCGCTGATGATGGAAGATCGCCCGGAAGTACCCAACCACGGCGAGATGAAGGCAGAAGGCCTGCCGACACCGGCGGCCGACGGCGATATCGGCGAGAACGAAGAGACCGCCCGGCAGCATGAGCGCCCGTCCTCTGGGCACTGA